A single genomic interval of Geitlerinema sp. PCC 9228 harbors:
- a CDS encoding phospholipid carrier-dependent glycosyltransferase, with protein MTTNQKPHFWRLAWVGIFLFSLVLRFWHISQFNQLVFDEVYFATFANNYLTQTEFFDTHPPLGKYLIAVGIWVGQHLPFPETPTNTETGSLLTPFDYRWMNAAVGSFVPLLVGGIAYQLGRWRWQLPQAQTYAIAAALLVALDGLFLVESRYALINIYLVFFGLCGQYAFLRGVSARGRRRWMWFAGAGGALGAAAAVKWNGLGFWLGLQGFGAIAWWQHRQKFSPQPSSLGQDFPWVSLYITGQAAITYGLLWIPHLLIFPEPGFWEMQVESFSYHQRIGSSEEVHPYCSSWYSWVVMARPIAYLYQTNERTGMVRDVHAMGNPVLWWLGAIAILACAIVVVVALIDCLNGRLSSRWLVSYGRSSTSSSNQTPVPAIPLYLLVNYLANWLPWSQVSRCLFLYHYMSAALFAWLALAWLVAHWFHRRELGWRWGAIAVLLAVGLSFLFWLPIYLGFPLSQKAWELRMWFESWI; from the coding sequence ATGACAACCAACCAAAAACCCCATTTCTGGCGGTTGGCTTGGGTCGGCATTTTTCTATTTTCTCTGGTCCTGAGATTTTGGCACATCAGTCAGTTCAACCAACTGGTGTTCGATGAAGTCTATTTTGCCACCTTTGCCAACAATTACCTCACCCAAACGGAATTTTTCGATACCCATCCCCCCTTAGGCAAATATTTGATTGCGGTGGGCATCTGGGTCGGCCAGCATTTACCTTTCCCCGAAACTCCCACTAATACGGAAACGGGTTCCCTACTGACGCCCTTTGATTACCGGTGGATGAATGCCGCCGTGGGGTCTTTTGTTCCCCTGTTGGTAGGAGGCATCGCCTACCAGTTGGGAAGGTGGCGCTGGCAACTTCCCCAAGCCCAAACCTATGCGATCGCGGCGGCTTTGCTGGTTGCCCTTGATGGTTTGTTCTTAGTTGAATCTCGCTATGCCCTGATCAATATTTACCTGGTCTTTTTTGGTTTGTGCGGGCAGTATGCTTTTCTCCGTGGCGTGTCTGCACGCGGCAGGCGGCGTTGGATGTGGTTCGCAGGTGCTGGTGGGGCTTTGGGGGCAGCAGCGGCAGTCAAGTGGAATGGATTGGGATTTTGGTTGGGATTGCAGGGATTTGGTGCGATCGCTTGGTGGCAGCACCGCCAGAAGTTTTCCCCCCAACCTAGTTCCCTAGGGCAGGATTTTCCCTGGGTGAGTCTTTATATAACCGGGCAAGCTGCGATTACGTACGGTTTGCTGTGGATTCCCCACTTACTTATTTTCCCCGAGCCGGGGTTTTGGGAAATGCAAGTGGAAAGTTTTTCTTACCACCAACGCATTGGCAGCAGCGAAGAGGTACATCCTTACTGTTCTTCCTGGTATTCTTGGGTGGTCATGGCGCGCCCGATTGCATATTTATATCAAACCAACGAAAGGACTGGCATGGTACGCGATGTGCATGCTATGGGCAATCCCGTGCTTTGGTGGCTGGGAGCGATCGCGATTTTGGCCTGTGCGATTGTGGTGGTGGTTGCCCTCATTGATTGCCTGAATGGGCGGCTGTCTTCCCGCTGGTTGGTATCCTATGGTCGTTCCAGCACTTCTAGCAGCAACCAAACCCCTGTGCCTGCCATTCCCTTGTATTTGCTGGTCAACTATCTAGCCAACTGGTTGCCCTGGTCGCAGGTGAGTCGCTGTTTGTTTTTGTACCATTACATGAGTGCTGCCCTCTTTGCTTGGTTGGCTTTGGCTTGGTTGGTGGCGCACTGGTTTCACCGCCGGGAACTGGGGTGGCGGTGGGGCGCGATCGCGGTTTTGCTAGCTGTTGGTTTAAGTTTTCTTTTTTGGCTGCCTATTTATCTGGGATTCCCCTTATCTCAAAAAGCTTGGGAACTGCGCATGTGGTTTGAATCTTGGATCTGA
- the trmB gene encoding tRNA (guanosine(46)-N7)-methyltransferase TrmB — MARVRVRQHVNPLSKAYQKPITPPNWQQIYAHPHQPLHLDIGCARGRLLQELAPQSPQWNFLGTEIRHPLVDEANRWRDEQELSNLHFLFCNINTSAAPLLQSLPENVLQCVSILFPDPWFKKRHQKRRMVQPSLVALLAQYLVSGGRVILASDVESVATQMWECFAAHPTFACESQQWLPENPLPTASEREIATLNKGEPVYRTVFVKK, encoded by the coding sequence TTGGCCCGCGTTCGAGTTCGACAACACGTTAACCCCCTCAGCAAAGCCTACCAAAAACCCATTACCCCACCCAACTGGCAACAAATCTACGCCCATCCCCACCAACCCCTACACCTAGACATCGGTTGTGCCAGAGGTCGGTTACTGCAGGAACTGGCCCCCCAATCCCCTCAGTGGAACTTCTTAGGCACCGAAATTCGCCATCCCCTGGTTGACGAAGCCAACCGCTGGCGAGACGAACAAGAATTATCCAACCTACATTTTCTCTTTTGTAATATCAACACCTCAGCAGCACCCTTACTGCAATCTCTCCCAGAAAACGTCTTGCAGTGTGTTTCCATTCTATTTCCCGACCCTTGGTTTAAAAAACGCCACCAAAAACGACGTATGGTACAACCGTCATTGGTAGCGCTTTTAGCACAATATTTGGTTTCTGGCGGTCGTGTCATTCTCGCTTCCGATGTGGAATCCGTTGCCACCCAAATGTGGGAATGTTTTGCTGCCCATCCAACATTTGCATGCGAAAGCCAGCAATGGCTGCCGGAAAATCCTCTTCCCACCGCCAGCGAACGGGAAATTGCCACCCTCAACAAAGGCGAACCCGTTTACCGCACGGTATTTGTGAAAAAATAA
- a CDS encoding NCS2 family permease: MNPLDSHSTFVARFFKFAENGTTLRTEILAGITTFFTMAYILAVNPGILGEAIFLEQPQDLFAELAIATAIASAIATLVMALFANYPFALAPGMGLNAFFAFSVVLGMGIDWRVALFAIFLEGLLFIILTLTELRSHLLRAIPDCLKQATAAGIGLFLAYIAVTGDPESGSSGSGIIAIDQATTTTLGNLANPATVLAIAGIFLTAILMVRRIQGALLLGILGTAWLGWILGIAAAPAKIVEIPPFPTDLWGQAISAITNLPVRSFFNIIPVLLVFLFVDLFDTIGTLTGLGIQAGYINENSQLPRGKSAFMADAVGTTVGAILGTSTVTTYVESAAGVSQGGRTGFTGLVVAVLFLISIFFIPLLAAIPAFATAGALLMVGILMAGSIQNIRWHDPAEAIPAFFILLGIPLSFSIADGLAMGTIAYPILKTAQGKFREISLTVWALAGLFVLKFVLANPTAAT; the protein is encoded by the coding sequence ATGAATCCATTGGACTCCCATTCTACGTTTGTAGCTCGTTTTTTTAAATTTGCAGAAAATGGCACCACCCTGCGCACCGAAATTTTGGCCGGGATAACGACTTTTTTTACTATGGCCTATATCCTAGCCGTTAATCCCGGTATTTTGGGCGAAGCCATTTTTTTAGAGCAACCCCAGGATTTGTTTGCCGAACTGGCGATTGCAACGGCTATAGCCAGCGCGATCGCCACCTTGGTGATGGCTTTGTTTGCCAACTATCCCTTTGCTCTAGCCCCAGGTATGGGATTGAATGCTTTTTTCGCCTTTTCCGTCGTTCTCGGGATGGGTATTGACTGGCGCGTCGCTTTGTTCGCCATTTTTCTAGAAGGATTGCTATTTATCATTCTCACCCTCACCGAACTGCGTAGCCACCTCCTCCGAGCCATCCCCGACTGTTTGAAACAAGCCACCGCCGCCGGCATTGGTTTGTTTCTCGCCTACATTGCCGTCACCGGCGATCCGGAGTCGGGAAGCAGCGGCTCGGGCATCATTGCCATCGACCAAGCCACCACCACAACTTTGGGAAACTTAGCCAACCCAGCCACAGTCTTAGCGATCGCGGGCATTTTCCTAACCGCCATTCTCATGGTACGCCGCATCCAAGGTGCCTTATTATTGGGCATTTTGGGAACCGCTTGGTTGGGATGGATTTTGGGAATCGCCGCGGCACCCGCTAAAATTGTAGAAATTCCGCCCTTCCCCACCGACTTGTGGGGACAAGCCATCTCAGCCATCACCAACTTGCCGGTGCGATCTTTTTTCAATATAATTCCCGTACTTCTGGTTTTTTTATTTGTGGATTTATTCGATACCATTGGCACTTTAACCGGTTTGGGGATTCAAGCTGGATATATCAATGAAAACAGTCAGCTCCCCCGGGGCAAATCTGCCTTCATGGCCGACGCGGTGGGAACAACAGTAGGAGCCATTTTGGGAACCTCCACGGTAACCACCTATGTAGAGTCTGCCGCCGGCGTTTCTCAGGGAGGTCGTACTGGCTTTACCGGCTTGGTCGTGGCGGTTTTGTTCCTCATTTCGATCTTCTTTATTCCCTTGCTGGCAGCTATTCCTGCGTTTGCCACAGCGGGTGCATTGTTAATGGTGGGTATACTAATGGCAGGGAGTATTCAAAACATTCGCTGGCACGATCCGGCGGAAGCTATTCCTGCTTTTTTTATTTTGCTGGGAATTCCCTTAAGTTTTTCTATTGCTGACGGACTGGCCATGGGCACTATAGCCTATCCTATTTTAAAAACCGCTCAAGGGAAATTTCGCGAAATTTCTCTGACCGTCTGGGCACTGGCGGGTTTGTTTGTGCTGAAATTTGTTTTGGCCAATCCCACAGCTGCCACCTAA
- a CDS encoding PstS family phosphate ABC transporter substrate-binding protein translates to MIGYKKIDGKVFLCLGLSVIALATGCAREQQSSNASQGEPKIQIDGSSTVYPITNEVALKYDFEKNDAPNIQVSFSGTGGGFRQFCTGETDINNASRPINHQERAACQQAGVEYMELPIAYDAITVVVHPENDWADAITTAELREIWQPDTQIAQWNQLRSEWPAAPINLYGPGTDSGTFDYFTENIVGEAGVSRTDYEDSEDDVVLVEGVAEDPNALGYFGYFYYLENTARLKALAVDNGEGAVFPSPATVKNGQYTPLSRPLFLYVNVNSLDEKPELQAFLDYYLTHGRQLVSTVGYIPLTHEKYNQVHAQIQNRNHSHQSSQKTPQIRQMQAKTEKIVP, encoded by the coding sequence ATGATAGGATACAAAAAAATTGATGGGAAAGTCTTTTTATGCTTGGGATTGAGTGTAATTGCTTTGGCAACGGGATGTGCCCGAGAGCAACAAAGCTCAAATGCGTCTCAAGGAGAACCAAAAATTCAAATTGACGGTTCCAGCACAGTCTATCCCATCACCAACGAAGTCGCACTCAAATATGACTTTGAAAAAAACGACGCCCCCAACATCCAAGTGAGTTTTTCCGGTACTGGCGGCGGTTTTCGCCAATTTTGTACGGGAGAAACCGACATAAACAACGCTTCCCGTCCCATTAACCACCAAGAGCGGGCAGCTTGCCAGCAAGCGGGGGTAGAATATATGGAGTTGCCCATCGCTTACGATGCGATTACTGTGGTCGTTCATCCCGAAAACGATTGGGCAGATGCCATTACCACCGCCGAACTCAGGGAAATTTGGCAACCAGATACGCAAATTGCCCAATGGAACCAACTGCGTTCCGAATGGCCTGCCGCTCCCATCAACCTATACGGACCCGGAACGGACTCGGGTACTTTTGATTATTTTACAGAAAATATTGTCGGCGAAGCGGGGGTTAGTCGGACGGATTACGAAGACAGCGAAGACGACGTGGTTTTGGTAGAAGGTGTCGCCGAAGACCCCAATGCACTGGGGTATTTTGGCTATTTCTACTATTTGGAAAATACCGCGCGTCTGAAAGCCCTGGCTGTTGACAATGGCGAGGGGGCGGTTTTTCCTTCCCCAGCTACGGTGAAAAACGGTCAGTACACGCCCCTTTCCCGACCGTTGTTTCTTTATGTTAATGTGAATTCTTTAGACGAAAAACCGGAATTGCAAGCGTTTTTGGATTACTATCTCACCCACGGACGCCAGTTGGTCAGCACTGTTGGCTACATTCCCTTGACTCATGAGAAGTACAACCAAGTTCACGCTCAAATCCAAAACCGGAACCACTCCCACCAGTCTTCCCAAAAAACACCGCAAATCCGGCAAATGCAGGCAAAAACGGAGAAAATAGTGCCCTGA
- a CDS encoding class I SAM-dependent RNA methyltransferase — translation MPQYFATVARSLEETAARELERLGATQVQPEFTGVRFRGDRELLYRVNLWARTIFRVLVPIYEFPCRDRKSLYKGIREIDWDRYLYPENTFAVRATGKNKQLNHTHFTALEVKNAIVDGQRDRTGNRSSIDINRPDLSINVHVHKNRCIVSLDSSGESLHRRGYRPAVGWAPLKETLAAALLDLAEWHPHLPFLDPMCGSGTLPIEAAMQSCQIAPGLFRKKFPFTNWPDFDASLWKKVYQEAIDCQRNSPPAPIWGSDRDREVLQQARTNASLCQLTSSITFSQTDITDLQAPADCGIIICNPPYGQRLGNSQQLSALYKQLGDIFKQRFTGWTAFIITGNKELAKCVGLKASRRIPVYNGSEPCTFLKYELY, via the coding sequence ATGCCACAGTATTTTGCCACGGTTGCTCGCTCGTTGGAAGAAACGGCTGCCCGGGAATTGGAACGTTTGGGAGCAACGCAGGTACAACCTGAGTTTACAGGCGTTCGTTTTCGCGGCGATCGGGAATTATTGTATCGGGTGAATTTATGGGCGAGAACTATTTTTCGCGTTTTGGTGCCTATTTACGAGTTTCCCTGTCGCGATCGCAAAAGTTTGTATAAAGGCATACGGGAAATTGACTGGGACCGATATTTATATCCAGAAAATACCTTTGCCGTGCGCGCCACCGGCAAAAACAAACAGCTCAACCATACTCATTTTACCGCCTTAGAAGTAAAAAATGCGATCGTGGACGGGCAGCGCGATCGCACGGGCAATCGTTCCAGCATCGATATCAATCGTCCCGACTTATCCATCAACGTACACGTACACAAAAATCGCTGCATCGTCAGTTTAGATAGTTCCGGCGAAAGTTTGCACCGGCGCGGATACCGACCAGCCGTGGGATGGGCCCCTTTAAAAGAAACCCTGGCGGCAGCTTTGCTAGATTTAGCCGAATGGCATCCCCACCTCCCTTTTCTCGACCCCATGTGTGGTTCCGGCACCTTACCCATCGAAGCCGCCATGCAATCTTGCCAAATAGCACCGGGATTGTTTCGGAAGAAATTTCCCTTTACAAACTGGCCAGATTTCGATGCTTCCTTATGGAAAAAAGTTTACCAAGAAGCCATAGATTGCCAACGAAATTCCCCGCCAGCACCAATTTGGGGAAGCGATCGCGATCGCGAAGTCCTGCAACAGGCTCGCACCAACGCTTCTTTGTGTCAGCTAACATCCAGCATTACCTTTTCCCAAACCGACATTACCGACCTGCAAGCCCCAGCCGACTGTGGTATCATTATATGCAATCCCCCCTACGGACAGCGTTTGGGCAATTCCCAACAGCTAAGTGCCCTCTACAAACAACTCGGCGATATTTTCAAACAACGCTTTACCGGCTGGACCGCCTTTATAATTACCGGCAACAAAGAACTAGCCAAATGTGTAGGATTGAAAGCTTCCCGTCGCATCCCCGTCTATAACGGTTCCGAACCCTGCACGTTCCTCAAATACGAATTATATTAA
- a CDS encoding orange carotenoid-binding protein, which yields MPFTIESARNIFPNTATADAVPATTNRFEQLSAEDQLALIWFAYLEMGKTITIAAPGAARMQLAERTLNQIRQMSFQEQSQTMCDLANRADTEICRTYATWSPNIKLGFWYQLGQWMEQGIVAPIPEGYQLSASASAVLEAIKGLQPDQQITVLRNTVVNMGFDPNKLGTYNPVTEPVEPPKDMSQRSRVTIEGVTNPTVLAYMNNLNANDFDALIELFAPDGGLQPPFQRPIVGKEAILQFFRAECQNLKLLPERGVSEPAEDGYTQIKVTGKVQTPWLGASVGMNIAWRFLLNADNKIFFVAIDLLASPKELVNLSR from the coding sequence ATGCCATTTACGATTGAATCTGCCCGCAATATTTTTCCGAACACGGCAACTGCTGACGCCGTGCCAGCTACAACGAATAGATTTGAACAACTTAGTGCTGAAGACCAACTGGCCTTGATTTGGTTTGCCTATTTGGAAATGGGGAAAACCATTACCATTGCTGCTCCAGGAGCTGCCAGAATGCAGCTAGCAGAAAGAACCCTCAATCAAATTCGCCAAATGAGTTTCCAGGAGCAATCCCAGACCATGTGCGACCTAGCCAATCGTGCGGATACCGAAATTTGCCGTACTTATGCCACTTGGTCGCCTAATATTAAACTGGGTTTTTGGTACCAACTCGGGCAGTGGATGGAACAGGGCATTGTAGCCCCAATCCCAGAAGGATACCAACTCTCTGCTAGTGCCTCTGCGGTTTTAGAAGCTATTAAAGGATTGCAGCCGGACCAGCAAATTACGGTGCTGCGCAATACAGTGGTGAATATGGGATTTGACCCGAATAAATTGGGCACCTATAACCCAGTCACTGAACCGGTGGAACCCCCCAAAGATATGTCCCAACGCAGTCGGGTTACTATTGAAGGAGTGACCAATCCGACTGTGCTTGCCTACATGAACAATTTAAATGCTAATGATTTTGATGCGTTGATTGAATTGTTTGCTCCTGACGGTGGCTTGCAACCTCCTTTTCAACGACCGATTGTGGGGAAAGAGGCTATCTTACAATTTTTCCGGGCAGAATGCCAAAATTTGAAACTTTTACCCGAACGCGGTGTTTCCGAACCGGCTGAAGATGGTTACACTCAAATTAAGGTGACCGGAAAAGTACAAACTCCTTGGTTGGGTGCTAGTGTAGGTATGAATATTGCTTGGCGCTTTTTGCTTAATGCCGATAACAAGATTTTCTTTGTTGCTATCGATTTGTTAGCTTCTCCGAAGGAGTTAGTTAATTTGTCTCGTTAG